In one window of Posidoniimonas corsicana DNA:
- a CDS encoding alkaline phosphatase family protein → MAPTSSSTQRKVLLVGWAGANWQALQPLLDAGAMPALNALRTAGAWGNLAPIKPCVPPMLWTSLSTGTRADKHGVCSFFEPTDEGTGLSRVAAAQVRRPTVWNALSTDKQSSVVVNWPATAGGEQPHAFVASDEYFRQIHSATQARRDSQYTNGRLAKHVIECRCAAGDSADERFGRVLDALCHVHSVACGLVEEQPWRLAAVCYPAVQELVDCSPNPLTRAELTRSAWRLLDAMLAELMSAAGEAVNLIVASPCGDAGASTPLAQMGILAAVGPSIEPERQVYGATILDIAPTVRRLLRLKPDSAADGRVLSDMLCQEAADRRSPYDLTPRDAAADAPRGAECRRSSFEVAPEVVSADESQLELVRWNQRLNLAHALHDSNRVTDAIACWRTLWEERPAEPAYGVNLASCLLRDRRLDECRGVIERLPKSEREGVEVQLLLTRLALASKDIAEASALAMELSARREADPHTLGEAASVLLECGHPDAAEAALRRAIEIASGNAAAHVGLARVWWQRDDAEQTAAEARKALAIAPAYAEARFLLAEALHRAGREREAIPEFERCLRDQWRTSDAHSHLAGLYAKRDAAMAVRHRELAGV, encoded by the coding sequence ATGGCGCCGACGAGCAGCTCAACACAGCGTAAAGTGCTCCTGGTGGGGTGGGCCGGCGCCAACTGGCAGGCGCTTCAGCCGCTGCTTGACGCCGGCGCCATGCCGGCCCTGAACGCCCTGCGGACGGCGGGCGCGTGGGGCAACCTGGCCCCTATAAAGCCCTGCGTGCCGCCCATGCTGTGGACCTCGCTGTCCACCGGTACGCGGGCCGACAAACACGGCGTCTGCAGCTTCTTCGAGCCCACGGATGAAGGGACGGGATTGTCCCGCGTGGCGGCCGCACAGGTCCGACGGCCGACCGTTTGGAACGCGTTGTCGACCGACAAACAGAGTTCCGTTGTCGTCAATTGGCCCGCAACGGCTGGTGGGGAGCAACCGCACGCTTTCGTCGCCAGCGACGAGTACTTCCGCCAAATTCATTCAGCGACGCAGGCTCGCCGCGACTCTCAATACACGAACGGTCGCCTCGCCAAGCACGTCATCGAATGCCGCTGCGCGGCAGGAGACTCCGCGGACGAGCGCTTCGGGCGGGTGCTCGACGCATTGTGCCACGTCCATTCGGTCGCCTGCGGCTTAGTCGAGGAACAGCCCTGGCGTCTGGCGGCGGTATGCTACCCCGCCGTACAAGAGCTGGTTGACTGCTCACCGAATCCGTTGACGCGGGCTGAGCTCACGCGGTCCGCCTGGCGTCTTCTCGACGCGATGCTCGCTGAGCTGATGTCTGCCGCGGGTGAGGCGGTTAACTTGATCGTCGCCAGCCCGTGCGGCGACGCCGGCGCGTCGACGCCGCTTGCTCAGATGGGCATCCTGGCGGCGGTGGGGCCGAGCATCGAGCCCGAGCGACAGGTCTACGGCGCGACAATCCTCGACATCGCCCCGACGGTGCGACGGCTCTTGCGGTTGAAGCCCGACTCCGCCGCAGACGGCCGCGTGCTCAGCGACATGCTCTGCCAGGAAGCCGCCGACCGCCGATCCCCCTACGATCTCACCCCGCGCGATGCCGCCGCCGACGCGCCGCGTGGCGCCGAATGCCGGAGGAGTTCCTTCGAGGTTGCTCCAGAGGTGGTCTCCGCCGACGAGTCTCAGCTGGAACTGGTGCGTTGGAACCAGCGGCTCAATCTGGCGCACGCGCTGCACGACAGCAACCGTGTCACCGACGCCATCGCGTGTTGGCGGACGCTCTGGGAAGAACGCCCAGCGGAGCCGGCCTACGGGGTCAACCTGGCGAGCTGCCTGCTTCGTGACCGGCGCCTGGACGAATGCCGCGGTGTGATCGAGCGTCTGCCGAAGTCCGAGCGTGAGGGCGTGGAGGTGCAGCTGCTGCTTACGCGGTTGGCGCTCGCCAGCAAGGACATCGCAGAGGCCTCCGCCCTTGCGATGGAGCTATCCGCCCGACGCGAAGCAGACCCGCACACGCTCGGCGAGGCCGCCAGCGTGCTGCTGGAGTGCGGTCACCCCGACGCCGCCGAGGCGGCGCTGCGCCGCGCGATCGAGATCGCGTCAGGCAACGCCGCCGCCCATGTCGGGCTGGCACGCGTGTGGTGGCAGCGTGACGACGCCGAGCAAACCGCCGCCGAGGCCCGCAAGGCCCTCGCGATCGCCCCGGCGTACGCCGAGGCACGATTCCTGCTCGCCGAGGCGTTACACCGTGCGGGCCGCGAGCGGGAAGCGATCCCCGAGTTCGAGCGGTGCCTACGCGACCAGTGGCGAACCAGCGACGCCCACTCGCACCTCGCCGGCCTGTACGCCAAACGGGATGCGGCAATGGCGGTGCGACACCGAGAGCTGGCGGGCGTTTAG
- a CDS encoding NRAMP family divalent metal transporter, which yields MIKHIRRLGPAIILASIVLGPGSILASSKVGCQYGYEFLWVTLTATLLMIGLTAVGALIGITVAGTPCGEVAGRFGRAAAVAVGVTLFLIVALFQASNNIAVLASLESFLGMTGGARSPVVDVVVLGGLNALIVAVLFGFRETYRPLEKLMSVMVIAMFAGFTVNLLLAKPSLSGMIAGLTPGFPAGQETPRFLPFLRDGVLTDDLWAVQALVATTLSVAAAFFQPYLVREKNWSTGQARIALTDTAVGIAILGVISGIVMATSAAALHGKVDPDALRSAGDVAEQLRPLFGDQATLVLSLGILAAAFSSFLGNALVGGVVLSDSLGLGSSLGGRWPRLLTVAALGLGFLGAAASTLTSLSVVQLVVVAQALTVLGVPLLSVVMLWLAGRIASPAKPLLIGLTALATLVVCALAVRTAWRIVLTLA from the coding sequence ATGATCAAGCACATCCGCAGGCTGGGGCCCGCCATTATTCTGGCGTCCATCGTTCTCGGCCCTGGGAGCATCTTGGCAAGCTCTAAGGTGGGCTGTCAGTACGGGTACGAATTCCTGTGGGTCACGCTGACCGCCACCCTGCTCATGATCGGGCTAACGGCGGTCGGCGCGCTGATCGGCATCACTGTGGCCGGCACGCCCTGCGGCGAGGTCGCGGGCCGCTTCGGCCGCGCGGCCGCCGTGGCAGTGGGCGTGACGCTGTTTCTTATCGTCGCGTTGTTTCAGGCGTCCAACAACATCGCGGTGCTGGCCTCGCTGGAGTCGTTCTTGGGCATGACCGGCGGGGCGCGGTCTCCTGTGGTTGATGTCGTGGTGCTCGGGGGGCTGAACGCGCTCATCGTCGCGGTGCTGTTCGGGTTTCGAGAAACCTACCGCCCGCTGGAGAAGCTGATGAGCGTGATGGTGATCGCGATGTTCGCCGGGTTCACAGTCAACCTGTTGCTGGCCAAGCCATCACTGAGTGGAATGATCGCCGGGCTGACGCCAGGGTTTCCAGCAGGGCAAGAAACGCCACGGTTCCTGCCGTTCCTGCGCGACGGCGTCTTGACCGACGACCTGTGGGCGGTGCAGGCGCTCGTGGCGACGACGCTGTCTGTGGCGGCGGCGTTCTTCCAGCCGTACCTGGTGCGAGAGAAGAACTGGTCGACCGGGCAGGCGAGAATAGCACTAACCGACACGGCCGTTGGCATCGCTATCCTGGGCGTCATCTCGGGGATCGTGATGGCCACCAGCGCAGCGGCGCTGCACGGCAAGGTCGATCCGGACGCCCTGCGGTCGGCCGGCGACGTGGCCGAGCAGCTGCGTCCGCTCTTCGGCGACCAAGCGACCCTGGTGCTCTCGTTGGGGATCTTGGCGGCCGCGTTCAGTTCATTCCTGGGAAACGCGTTGGTCGGCGGGGTCGTGCTGTCCGACTCCCTGGGTTTGGGCTCCTCGCTGGGCGGCCGCTGGCCACGGTTGCTGACGGTCGCGGCGCTCGGGCTGGGCTTCCTCGGCGCAGCCGCGTCCACGCTCACCTCGCTCAGCGTGGTGCAACTGGTCGTTGTGGCGCAGGCGTTGACCGTGCTGGGGGTCCCGCTGCTGTCGGTGGTGATGCTGTGGCTGGCCGGGCGGATCGCTTCGCCGGCCAAGCCGCTGCTGATCGGCCTGACGGCGCTCGCGACCCTAGTCGTGTGCGCGCTCGCGGTCCGCACGGCCTGGCGGATCGTTCTGACGCTCGCGTAA
- a CDS encoding GntR family transcriptional regulator, with the protein MSRLELSSTKVFRSQRYPSVQAIVEVDRDANRSLADKAGDLILGKIISGEFAAGHRLKSTELSEQLGMSRTPVTKAMAKLSSEGILAQPNNLQAIVTPEACEWLVQTHELRQLLEPAAAERAAGNVPDDVLDDLRTLARDAEESGGQLWEEAAKYFDFALHLSLADYCGNVPIKVSIRRCWKFKMLSYDLSEGCRSSLLQEYEQHLAILSAIARGHGKRARKEMANHLQAASVERFSERVI; encoded by the coding sequence ATGAGTCGTCTGGAACTGAGTTCGACGAAGGTTTTTCGGTCGCAACGGTACCCATCGGTGCAGGCGATCGTTGAGGTTGACCGCGACGCCAACCGCTCGCTCGCCGACAAGGCGGGCGACCTTATTCTCGGGAAGATCATCTCGGGCGAGTTCGCCGCTGGGCACCGCCTGAAGTCCACCGAACTCAGCGAGCAGCTGGGCATGAGCCGCACGCCGGTCACCAAGGCCATGGCGAAGCTTTCGTCGGAAGGGATCCTGGCGCAGCCGAACAACCTGCAAGCGATCGTCACCCCCGAGGCGTGCGAGTGGCTGGTGCAAACCCACGAGTTGCGTCAGCTGCTGGAGCCGGCCGCCGCGGAGCGTGCGGCGGGCAACGTGCCCGACGATGTGCTGGACGACCTGCGCACTCTGGCCCGCGATGCCGAAGAGTCGGGCGGCCAGTTGTGGGAGGAAGCCGCCAAGTACTTCGACTTCGCGCTGCACCTGTCGCTGGCCGACTACTGCGGCAACGTGCCGATCAAGGTTTCGATCCGCAGGTGCTGGAAGTTCAAGATGCTCTCTTACGACCTCTCGGAGGGCTGCCGATCGAGCCTGCTGCAGGAGTACGAGCAGCACCTTGCAATCCTGTCGGCGATCGCCCGCGGCCACGGCAAGCGGGCCCGCAAGGAGATGGCGAACCACCTGCAGGCGGCGTCGGTCGAGCGTTTCTCGGAGCGTGTCATCTGA
- a CDS encoding glucosamine-6-phosphate deaminase, whose amino-acid sequence MEVKVFEAASEAGVAAAREGAERIRRELADQGEASIVLATGASQFAMLAQLVEEPGIDWSRVTLFHLDEYVGLPVNHPASFRGYLWQRFISKLPVPPRAYHLLNGEADPAAECQRLGDIISQQEICVAFVGIGENGHLAFNDPPADFDCQSPFLVVELDEACRTQQWREGWFDSLESVPSRALSMSVPEILRCKSIVCTVPDRRKAAAVRASLEGEVTAQAPASALRRHPSVTVYLDEPAASLLRLDSASLLRLDGAEPSRAGGGKAPYMFHVGSEAATHGNRTASPPVQH is encoded by the coding sequence ATGGAAGTGAAGGTATTCGAAGCAGCGAGCGAAGCAGGCGTGGCCGCCGCACGCGAGGGGGCGGAGCGTATCCGGCGTGAACTTGCCGACCAGGGGGAGGCGTCGATCGTGCTGGCGACCGGCGCGTCGCAGTTCGCGATGCTGGCGCAGCTAGTCGAGGAACCCGGTATCGACTGGAGCCGCGTCACCCTCTTCCACCTCGACGAGTACGTCGGCCTGCCCGTCAATCACCCGGCCTCGTTCCGCGGGTACCTGTGGCAGCGGTTCATCTCAAAGCTCCCCGTTCCTCCGAGGGCGTACCACCTGCTCAACGGCGAGGCCGACCCCGCTGCCGAGTGCCAACGGCTGGGCGACATCATCTCTCAGCAAGAGATCTGCGTTGCGTTCGTCGGCATCGGAGAGAACGGACACCTGGCCTTCAACGACCCGCCCGCCGACTTTGACTGCCAGTCGCCGTTCCTCGTGGTCGAGCTGGACGAGGCGTGCCGTACCCAGCAGTGGCGGGAGGGGTGGTTCGACTCCTTGGAGAGCGTCCCCAGCCGCGCCCTCAGCATGAGCGTGCCCGAGATCCTCCGCTGCAAGTCGATCGTCTGCACCGTGCCCGACCGCCGGAAGGCCGCCGCGGTGCGGGCCTCGCTGGAAGGCGAAGTCACTGCCCAAGCGCCGGCGTCGGCCTTGCGTCGTCACCCCAGCGTCACCGTCTATCTAGACGAACCGGCCGCCTCGCTGCTCCGCCTCGACTCGGCCTCGCTCCTGCGGCTCGACGGCGCCGAACCGTCACGCGCCGGAGGCGGTAAGGCGCCGTACATGTTCCACGTGGGGAGCGAGGCGGCAACGCACGGCAACCGGACGGCGTCCCCACCGGTGCAGCACTAG
- a CDS encoding DUF1559 domain-containing protein, whose product MPGAESRVRSTGFTLVELLVVIAIIGVLIALLLPAVQSAREAARRSQCLNQIRQVGFACQLHSDTYGRFPSAADESGYSHLAQILPFHEELAVSGLLDFNPELGPSLDAPWDNKDDPNIVAAYATPIDAFKCPSNPEYEPTNLGVSGVTSIEDSALRGHYGAVMGCKFACSGSSSEDSLCPVDPVLGCSTGGTASGGVMYVMSKTKFRHITDGTSKTAVLGELAGDIGSARTWMAGVADPTDGSGWVYSGKNVFWPMKYATRQRASDEPKLRIRENDLSFNSAHPGGVHFSFADGSARLINESIEENAYYAMASRSGEEVLAEE is encoded by the coding sequence ATGCCCGGAGCTGAGTCGAGAGTCAGGTCAACCGGATTCACCCTGGTCGAGCTGCTGGTCGTCATCGCGATCATTGGAGTTTTGATCGCGTTGTTGCTCCCCGCCGTGCAGTCGGCGCGGGAGGCGGCCCGCCGGTCCCAGTGCCTGAATCAGATCCGCCAGGTCGGCTTTGCCTGCCAGCTGCACTCGGACACCTACGGTCGGTTCCCGTCGGCAGCGGACGAGTCCGGCTACAGCCACCTCGCGCAGATCCTGCCGTTCCACGAAGAGCTCGCAGTTAGTGGGCTGCTGGACTTCAATCCGGAGCTGGGGCCGTCGCTCGACGCGCCGTGGGACAACAAGGACGACCCCAACATCGTCGCCGCGTACGCCACGCCGATCGACGCGTTCAAGTGCCCGTCGAACCCCGAGTACGAACCGACCAACCTCGGCGTATCGGGCGTCACCAGCATCGAGGACTCGGCGCTGCGGGGCCACTACGGCGCCGTGATGGGCTGCAAGTTCGCGTGCTCCGGTTCGTCCAGTGAAGACAGCCTATGCCCGGTGGACCCCGTGCTGGGTTGCTCGACAGGTGGAACCGCGTCCGGCGGAGTTATGTACGTGATGAGCAAGACCAAGTTCCGGCACATCACCGACGGGACGAGCAAGACCGCCGTGCTCGGCGAGTTGGCCGGCGACATCGGTTCCGCCCGCACGTGGATGGCCGGCGTCGCCGACCCGACGGACGGCAGCGGCTGGGTCTACTCCGGCAAGAACGTCTTCTGGCCGATGAAGTACGCCACGCGGCAACGCGCCAGCGACGAGCCGAAGCTGCGGATCCGCGAGAACGACCTGTCGTTCAACAGCGCCCACCCCGGTGGCGTGCACTTCTCGTTTGCCGACGGCTCCGCGCGGCTCATCAACGAGAGCATCGAAGAGAACGCCTACTACGCCATGGCCAGCCGCAGCGGAGAAGAGGTCCTGGCGGAAGAGTAG
- a CDS encoding PEP-CTERM sorting domain-containing protein, with protein sequence MPKTPSDEHLTTSPAGHARPSYWDAITAHCASYADYSKRLASYTAAAGLGAFSMGQTAEAAIVHVDLGDGIAHNEAGSFTDLDLDTNGTVDFVFGQATLSYSGVRMSVFGNPLFAPEARLPLDELSQNYTNTENGNPYYIRSFQSGDVIGPGAQQPLNGAYPNYTGIVSTNTSNFRNDSEPQYWGFGLNINGEIHYGWGRLTTFNDGGSPAQYTAVLHEYAYQSEPDVAIVAGVVPEASSLALLAAGFGGLGLAAKRKRAAA encoded by the coding sequence ATGCCGAAGACACCCTCCGACGAGCATCTGACCACCAGCCCAGCGGGCCACGCCCGCCCCTCCTACTGGGACGCGATCACCGCCCACTGCGCGTCGTACGCCGACTACAGCAAGCGGCTGGCTAGCTACACCGCGGCGGCCGGTCTGGGGGCGTTCTCGATGGGCCAGACGGCCGAAGCGGCGATCGTGCACGTCGACCTTGGCGACGGCATCGCCCACAACGAGGCGGGTTCCTTCACCGACCTCGACCTCGACACCAACGGCACGGTCGACTTTGTGTTCGGCCAGGCGACGCTGTCCTACAGCGGCGTGCGGATGTCGGTGTTCGGCAATCCCCTGTTCGCGCCGGAGGCCCGCCTGCCGCTCGACGAGCTGTCACAGAACTACACGAACACCGAGAACGGGAACCCCTACTACATCCGCTCGTTCCAGTCGGGCGATGTGATCGGCCCCGGCGCCCAGCAGCCGCTCAACGGCGCCTACCCCAACTACACCGGCATTGTCTCGACCAACACGAGCAACTTCCGGAACGACTCGGAGCCGCAGTACTGGGGGTTTGGCCTCAACATCAACGGCGAGATCCACTACGGCTGGGGCCGCCTGACGACCTTCAACGACGGCGGTTCGCCCGCTCAGTACACCGCCGTGCTGCACGAGTACGCCTACCAGAGCGAGCCGGACGTCGCGATCGTCGCGGGCGTGGTCCCCGAGGCGAGCTCGCTGGCGTTGCTGGCCGCCGGTTTCGGCGGCCTCGGCCTGGCCGCTAAACGCAAGCGGGCGGCGGCCTAG
- a CDS encoding alkaline phosphatase family protein: MTRSANKVLLIGWDAADWTILRPLLAAGEMPALQRLMESGASGNLATIQPILSPLLWTSIATGKRPAKHGVYGFTEPLPDGSGVRPVSCTSRTTKAVWNILSQSGLASNVVGWLASHPAEPIRGAVVSDYFLHPESLCGAADGLPAEACHPASLAPLLKNLRVDPRDLDAEVLLPFVPNAAMINTDSDRRLEQLGTLIARTASVQAAACALMANEPWEFMAVYFDMIDQVGHHFMPYHPPAMEGVSESDAAIYRDVVRGCYRFHDMMLDAMLQQAGDDVTVLVVSDHGFHSGAQRSGTNGFDNPTSWHRQQGVVCAAGPGIRAGEELRGASLLDVTPTVLKLLGLPVGADMDGRPWLEVLTDATPPRVISSWDDVDGASGMHPPDYEMDPVDAAGVLQQLVALGYVEAPSSDTVATVRSTQTTLEVNRALSLMDANDMPAAAAAWRQLLEQAELTPVLEEACRVELAHCCLRLGRFDECRQILRGILNRSPSAPAAAYRMMQLCVSQGSYGEALEIYDRADPDVADSGPFLVLAGQAYAATDRQSDAVSAYSRVLEADPDNALALAGLAQVSADQGDWQSASNLALQAVGLDTQLLSAHHTLGVALAELGCHDEAAEALRTVLKLDPRHRDATRRLDQLQEQSA, encoded by the coding sequence ATGACACGCAGCGCAAACAAGGTGCTCCTCATCGGCTGGGACGCAGCGGACTGGACGATCCTCCGGCCGCTGCTGGCAGCCGGTGAGATGCCTGCGCTGCAGCGTCTGATGGAATCGGGAGCGAGTGGCAACCTCGCCACGATTCAACCGATCCTCTCGCCGTTGCTGTGGACCTCCATCGCCACCGGCAAGCGGCCAGCGAAGCACGGCGTGTACGGTTTTACCGAGCCGCTACCCGACGGCAGCGGCGTCCGCCCGGTAAGCTGCACGAGCCGCACCACCAAGGCGGTCTGGAACATCCTGTCGCAGAGCGGCCTAGCGTCCAACGTGGTCGGCTGGCTGGCGAGCCACCCCGCCGAGCCAATCCGCGGAGCGGTGGTGAGCGACTACTTCCTCCACCCGGAGTCGCTGTGCGGCGCCGCGGACGGCCTGCCTGCCGAGGCCTGCCACCCGGCGTCGCTGGCGCCGCTGCTGAAGAACCTTCGAGTCGACCCCCGCGACCTGGACGCGGAGGTGCTGCTGCCGTTCGTCCCCAACGCGGCGATGATCAACACCGACTCGGATCGCCGACTAGAGCAACTGGGGACGCTGATCGCCCGCACGGCGAGCGTCCAGGCCGCGGCGTGCGCGCTGATGGCCAACGAGCCGTGGGAGTTCATGGCGGTGTACTTCGACATGATCGATCAGGTGGGGCACCACTTCATGCCCTACCACCCGCCGGCGATGGAGGGCGTGTCGGAAAGCGACGCCGCGATCTACCGCGACGTGGTGCGCGGCTGCTACCGGTTCCACGACATGATGCTCGACGCCATGCTGCAGCAGGCGGGCGACGACGTCACCGTGCTGGTGGTGAGCGACCACGGCTTCCACAGCGGCGCCCAGCGGTCGGGGACCAATGGTTTCGACAACCCCACGAGCTGGCACCGCCAGCAGGGCGTGGTCTGCGCGGCCGGGCCAGGCATTCGGGCGGGCGAGGAGCTGCGCGGCGCGAGCCTGCTGGACGTCACGCCCACCGTGCTGAAGCTGCTCGGTTTGCCGGTCGGCGCCGACATGGACGGCCGGCCGTGGCTTGAGGTGCTAACCGACGCCACGCCCCCTAGAGTGATCTCCAGCTGGGACGATGTCGACGGTGCCAGCGGGATGCACCCGCCCGACTACGAGATGGACCCCGTGGACGCTGCGGGCGTGCTGCAGCAGCTGGTCGCGCTTGGGTACGTCGAGGCGCCATCGAGCGACACGGTAGCGACCGTCCGCTCCACGCAAACCACGCTGGAGGTCAACCGCGCGTTGTCGCTGATGGACGCCAATGACATGCCGGCGGCGGCGGCCGCCTGGCGCCAGCTGCTCGAGCAGGCAGAGCTTACCCCCGTGCTGGAGGAGGCGTGCCGCGTTGAGCTCGCGCACTGCTGCCTGCGACTGGGGAGGTTCGACGAGTGCCGTCAGATCCTGCGAGGGATTCTCAATCGGTCGCCGTCGGCGCCCGCCGCGGCCTACCGGATGATGCAGCTCTGCGTGTCGCAAGGCAGCTACGGCGAGGCGTTGGAAATATACGACCGCGCCGACCCCGACGTTGCGGACTCGGGTCCGTTTCTGGTGCTGGCCGGACAGGCCTACGCGGCCACCGACCGGCAATCGGACGCGGTTTCCGCCTATTCGCGTGTGCTTGAGGCCGACCCCGACAACGCGCTGGCCCTCGCGGGACTGGCGCAGGTTTCGGCCGATCAGGGCGACTGGCAATCGGCCTCCAACCTCGCCCTGCAGGCGGTAGGATTGGACACCCAACTCCTGTCCGCACACCACACGCTCGGTGTTGCATTGGCGGAGCTCGGTTGCCACGACGAGGCTGCGGAGGCGCTGAGAACGGTGCTGAAGCTTGACCCGCGTCACCGCGACGCGACCCGTCGACTCGACCAGCTCCAGGAGCAGTCGGCATGA
- a CDS encoding right-handed parallel beta-helix repeat-containing protein, giving the protein MQDASPRLAPTWCCLLLATAAPMLASETTHRVPSDYKTVQAAIDAAADGDRVLVSPGVYRESLVIGGKSVKLCSEYTPGADPRVIERTVLSGAVPEDEHNEGRAEQVVLIKADSGGSTEIAGFTIEGGDDGVSCYATATICHNRFVNNVDAIDFEGGGGLCEHNLFERNEDDAIDLDQACAVVIQHNHIVDNLDDGIEIRLQPFQGEPIEILVRKNVIAGNAEDGIQIIDYPGLTDRRIRIEQNLILRNSMAGVGFMADANTREDYSAAAVPERVEVTGNSFVDNKYGLSGSGNLLVEGNSFTQHSAAAVRSAIPRPEANRQNLFWSNRTDAESP; this is encoded by the coding sequence TGCTGCTGGCCACCGCGGCGCCGATGCTCGCCAGCGAGACGACCCACCGGGTCCCCTCTGACTACAAGACGGTGCAGGCAGCGATCGACGCCGCCGCGGACGGCGACCGGGTGCTCGTGTCGCCCGGCGTCTATCGCGAGAGCCTGGTCATTGGAGGCAAGTCGGTGAAGCTCTGCTCCGAGTACACGCCCGGGGCCGACCCGCGCGTGATCGAGCGAACGGTGCTCAGCGGCGCCGTCCCGGAGGACGAGCACAACGAGGGGCGCGCCGAGCAAGTCGTGCTTATCAAGGCGGACTCGGGCGGATCGACCGAGATTGCCGGCTTCACCATCGAGGGCGGCGATGACGGCGTCTCATGCTACGCAACAGCCACAATCTGCCACAACCGCTTCGTCAACAACGTCGACGCGATCGACTTCGAAGGCGGCGGCGGGCTGTGCGAGCACAACCTGTTCGAGCGCAACGAGGACGACGCCATCGACCTCGACCAGGCGTGCGCCGTGGTCATCCAGCACAACCACATCGTCGACAACCTGGATGACGGCATCGAGATCCGTCTGCAGCCGTTCCAAGGCGAGCCAATCGAGATCCTGGTGCGGAAGAACGTCATCGCCGGCAACGCCGAGGACGGGATTCAGATCATCGACTACCCGGGGCTGACCGATCGACGGATCCGTATCGAGCAAAACCTGATCCTTCGCAACTCGATGGCCGGAGTCGGCTTCATGGCGGACGCCAACACCCGCGAAGACTACTCGGCGGCCGCAGTGCCCGAGCGGGTGGAGGTGACCGGCAACTCGTTCGTCGACAACAAGTACGGCCTGTCTGGAAGCGGCAACCTGCTGGTTGAGGGCAACTCGTTCACCCAGCACTCGGCCGCCGCGGTGCGTTCGGCCATCCCGCGTCCCGAGGCAAACCGGCAGAACTTGTTCTGGTCGAACCGCACTGACGCCGAGAGCCCGTAG
- a CDS encoding Gfo/Idh/MocA family protein: MFILNRADTYCFVATAIGALLLSPAATGRCAEPAQPATKRVAIIGADTSHSVAFAKLINDPAATGALARYRVVAVYPGGSDDIPASRDRVGMFTDQLAEMGVEVVDSPEEAADRADAVLLESVDGRTHLELFRRVATGKPVFIDKPATASVADFVELMEVAKKTDTRFFSSSPLRFSAKLDALRDTPDLGRVMGAATSTPYKTEPHHPDLFWYGIHGVEALYAILGPGCESVIRQDTADGALVVGTWRDGRRGIVWALATQKPVYSYTIYGERKTVSTHGFHGYDALVESICEFFDGGEAPVQPSETLEILAMMEAADESHRQGGRPVSVQSVIDEAAQRDQ, translated from the coding sequence ATGTTCATCCTGAACCGAGCCGATACGTACTGCTTTGTTGCCACCGCCATTGGGGCGTTGCTGCTCTCGCCCGCCGCAACCGGGCGGTGTGCCGAGCCGGCGCAGCCGGCAACCAAGCGGGTCGCGATCATCGGCGCCGACACGAGCCACAGCGTGGCGTTCGCCAAGCTGATCAACGACCCCGCCGCAACCGGGGCTTTGGCACGCTACCGGGTGGTCGCCGTGTACCCGGGCGGGAGTGACGACATCCCCGCAAGCCGAGACCGCGTCGGAATGTTCACTGACCAACTCGCGGAGATGGGCGTCGAGGTTGTCGACTCGCCCGAGGAAGCAGCTGACCGGGCCGACGCGGTGCTGCTGGAGAGCGTGGACGGACGCACGCACCTGGAGCTGTTCCGCCGGGTGGCGACCGGCAAGCCGGTGTTCATCGACAAGCCGGCCACCGCATCGGTCGCCGACTTCGTGGAGCTGATGGAGGTGGCCAAGAAGACCGACACCCGGTTCTTCTCTTCATCGCCGCTCCGGTTTAGCGCCAAGCTTGACGCGCTCCGCGACACGCCCGACCTCGGCCGGGTCATGGGGGCGGCGACCTCCACCCCCTACAAGACCGAGCCGCACCACCCCGACCTGTTCTGGTACGGCATCCACGGCGTCGAAGCGCTGTACGCGATCCTGGGCCCCGGTTGCGAGAGCGTGATCCGGCAAGACACCGCTGACGGCGCCCTGGTTGTCGGTACGTGGCGGGACGGCCGCCGCGGCATCGTCTGGGCCCTGGCGACTCAGAAGCCGGTTTACTCCTACACGATCTACGGCGAGCGCAAGACGGTCAGCACCCACGGCTTCCACGGCTACGACGCGCTGGTGGAGAGCATCTGCGAGTTCTTCGACGGCGGCGAAGCCCCCGTCCAGCCCAGCGAGACGCTGGAGATCCTCGCGATGATGGAGGCCGCGGACGAAAGCCACCGCCAGGGCGGGCGGCCGGTATCGGTCCAGTCGGTCATCGACGAAGCCGCCCAGCGGGACCAGTAG